The Erigeron canadensis isolate Cc75 chromosome 1, C_canadensis_v1, whole genome shotgun sequence genome segment TAAATTATCTGATTATTCTCTTTAAACCACTTCTAAGATGGTTTAGTACTTTAGTGGTCATGAAtctctttattaaaaaattttaagtttgaaTTTCACAGTACAAATCTTAGAGGTGACAATGAAAAGGTTTAGAAACGATCACAAGATACTTTATTTGAACCACGTATGtccataaaaaaaagaaagaactcGCGTTTTTCTAGTAACTTGATTAGTAAGATCCTCTTTTTATTACCCATttatgttagaatatgagcacataaatatataacaattcacgagtcCGCAGCGGAAAGAAAACttatatgtaatcaaattaatttacaaagagagaattgaaacgtttacctttgcgcaaagcttccaataatattattaataataaaattattataatttaggatctaaaaaaaaacccatatacAATcgcacacttgacacccctatgaTATATGTtagtacccgatcacgaactcacCACCTTTGTGTTAAAAGATATTGCCGTCGAATGAGAAACCAATACCATAATTAATGCTATGTCATAACATTAATTAACTATAGATATAAGTCCCACGTATAGAACTTGATACGTAGGATATATAGTTTCTTGTTTTCGACCGAGAGAGAAGGAATCATATATTTAAGATTTTTACAAATCTAATTGTCATATAAAATCCTTAAAGCTTGACCCTTATATATAGGGATAAATATTAGGGTTTAAAACTTGATGGACAAGTTTAGTCAAGTCCTAAAATCCCTTTGTATTTTTCAACCCCCTATTAGTGTACAATTAGGAAACTtttcaatttacactttaatccttctcttttaGTTAATAAACATTTAAACAATCatttattaatcatttcgtgatcgtattaattaatatattattttaatatactaCTTAATAACATAGAATttacgtgtcattttgtgtgaccccgtagaCTTAAATTATTACCAGACATGTGATTatatttaacatgatcacactccaacaattTATGTGTTTGCAATTTTTAAGTAATTGTCTGGCTGAAAACTGGAGAGCTGTAGGCCATGAAAGGTTGAAATGAATCAATTATACGAAGCTTCGATCATTAGTTGATTTCAAGTTTTGGGCTCTCGAATGAGGTTGAATGGTTGACACTTGGATATTCATTTTGGGCCCGGTCAAGAACATGAGTCCaattaaacaaaaagatttatcagaaaaataattttattttatttgcattttttcttattataaaaGGAAggtattaaaaaaatcaaaatttatccCACAATGTTAGgccatttttatttatatactaccAGAAGAATAACTGCACAATACAACGACGATGTCAGTAACGATAACATGAGAATGTAGTGATTGGTGTTGGTGGTAAGTATTTTAGGTTATTGATCTGaaatgatagtgtagttattcGAAAAATTCAAGAGCAGGTTTTATAGATTAACTTCATTAAAGATATATTCAGTTGTAAGAGAAAAAAATTACTCatagtaaagataaagatacaAAATTTGAGTATATTCAATGCTACATATATAACTTGTGAGTTATGATTACAAGTTATCatgtaaacatttatttaattaattttctttttgatacgTTTACttgtagaaatttttttttttcccttctaattttttaaaaaatgaaaggagtttccatttttgaaaaataactaagaactttaaaaatgctTTCAAAACTTGGAAAATGTTTTTTTGATTAAGTAAACACTTTGTCgattgcaatttttttttataatatatatttttttggttgtGGTGTTTTGGTGGGTGGATTGTGACTCGCTTTGGATGGTGTAAAATGTATAGTAACACCGACGACCTGTTCCAGATCGAGTTGGGTTACACTATGAGTGTGAGTCAAGGCTGATCAAGTTAAGATACTACGAGATCAAGCTTATTAGAAATTCATTGCATGATCAAGTTAAGATAATACCAAGTTGTGATGAGTTTTGAGATCAATAAGAAATGAGAAATATATTCAGTGttcggtaaaaaaaaaataaaaatgaagctGGATAAGTTGGTATATTCAAATTTTAGATATTGGAAGGTGACTAATTTGGTGTGTAAATTCAATGTATGACCACTCGTATTGTTCTTATCCATTTAACTAATATGTTTCTTTTATATCCATGACACAGTTATCATGCTAAAGTCAAAAGATGATAAAGCATATTATAGATGATGAGGTTTATAGATAATCTGAAATCATTTCTCGCAAATTTGCTATATATAGCATATCATACGTTTGTTGCATCTTATTCAAGCTAACACTAAGCAAGCAACCCTTTGCATTATTGGTGCAAATTTGCTAATACTATTCAGCATTTAAAATGTCATGTGCTGGTTGTAACAAACAATATGGAACTGAATGTCATATGCTGGTTGTAATAAAAAATATGGAACTATGTAAGATTCAGAAATTCTCAAAGCATGCGTCACTTATACAACTAATATCCATCCAAATTAGATGTATAAGATGCTGGCTGTACAAGATgttacatataatatgtatcCCGTATCCCTATAAGATATCGGCTATTTTGAGCCAATCCTGAATTTGGACTCTAACATCATGCAGCAGATAAAGTAACTAGTGACAAAGTCAAACGACTGACCATGGAAGTAACCGATTTGGTCTTTAGATGTCTCGCAGACATGCATACAAATCTATGATGCACCTTTTGTATTAAGCGTTTAACATACACTTTAAGAATTTTTATCTTGTGAAAGATACATAATCTTCTCTTGTCAACTCTTCtcttatacacttaaataatcaGGAGGTATCAAGCTCTAAATTCTTGGTTGGATAACGGTGGTAATGTGGCAATTGTAAATCTTTTGGTTCAACCTCAAATATGCAGGTCAATTGAACTTCAAGTTTCAAGTCAAAAGTAGGGCCTCTAAAGTCGGTATTTGCTTATTTGGTCAGTCGTTTAGGGGTCTTGGTCAGTTAAAGCTTTGGCCCATTGCATCTTAGCCTAATAATGTAATCTATCACCATGTTTATTTTCATCCGCGGCTACTTTCAGTTGTTCTCAAGTGGCTCATACTCTCAGAATATATAGTAACAATAGCATTAAAAAGAAATTCCATCAGAAATAAGTTTCAAGGCAGCACTGGCATACGGTGAAGTAAGAAAGTATTGTgtgtatttataaaaaaactacaCTAATTACACTAATTGAATGTCATTACATCGATATAGAATTAACATTGTAATGAATATTAAAAAGCTACAAGTCTACAACATGTTGACACCCACAAGTTTCTCCATTTTTATGAACTATAATTGTGGCATTAGACTAATGACTAACTACAGACCCATCCCAACTATCCTGTACTTTCAGAGACAAAAGTTGATACACATACCTATTATTAGCATAATCAGGTTACCACCAATGCACTAAACCTGGGATGCTTCATTTGTCAAATGTTCAAACAACTCAGCTCTCTAATTGTTTGCTAGCCTGAAAAACACGCAGAGAGTAGTGAGTTCTTCATGAGACGACTTCATATGTATCAAAAAGTTGAAACTAGAATGCATCAAAGAAGCTATCAAAGTACCTTGTCTTGTAGAATCATGATTTCAGAATCATAATAACTTGCCCATTATGCAAAGCAATATATCCCCTGATTATAGAACACTCATGTTCAGTAAGCAGGTTGCCAGCAGGAAATTGCGTATATTATGCGTCCTTTCCACCCCTGCAACAACCAGTGACCATCTTCATCGATCATAAAATCTTTATGGTAACCCGACCTCGACTTATCTTTCGCCATCTTCAAGATTTCGGGGTCAAAAGCTAGCGGGCGAAATCCAGACCGTTGATTCCTAACCTGCCATTGTTTATATGTCTCGGGCCGCTCAATCCTCTCACCACCCTCACAAGCAATAACGTTCATCGCCTCTCGTCCCCAAAATGTTTTTTCAACCAACATCCTCTCTTCAGTATCTCGATCCACAGTAGCTTCGAGCATATCAAACAAAGAAGAGAAGAAAAATAGAGCCTCTCTGAATCTTGTGACAAAAAAAGGTGCACTATAAGAGCCATTTACAATCCCTTGTATGAAGATATCTGGATTCATCTTCCTAATAAGGTCTAGAACCTTATTCCTTGGACTGTCAACGATGACGGTTTCATCAAGTAAGTTTCTAAACCTGTAACCGCAATTTACAACAAGGGTTTCACCATAGTCAAGCTCAAGATCCTCCATTCTGATTGTTTCCCACTTCTGCGCTATGGCTTTGAACTTGAATGGAACACTAAAAGTTTCTGCATAATTTGCTAAGCGACTCCCCGTCTCCTCAACCCTCTGAGATGGTCGAAAACCAGGACACGGGAAGTCAATCCCAGTAATTCTAAGCTCAGGTGGACCACCCGGCCGAGTTGAAAGAAGTTGTATGAGAGAAGGCCATTGAAAACCATACAGAATTCCGAAGTCTATTATGTGGACTTTCTTCTTGTTGTGAGCCATATGCATAATAGTCTTGTTTGAAACAAAATGGGATAGTTTGGTGAAGGGGACGCGACTGAGAAATAAATGGTAAGCTTTCAATACATCGACAGCTGATGTAGGTTTAGATAGGAGGGCTTTGTAGATTCCAGTACCCGAGCCAGCCATTCTTGCTTCAAGACCTGCAGAAAAGTAATGAGCCAATCTTTGCATCCCATCACCTGTGGGTGAAGCATGCTCTCTTATCCGCTTCAATAGATCAGTCGCCCCCCTTTGGTCATTGGCCGATACAGATTGTGCACAAAGGCTCAAAAGTGTTCTCAAATCCACAACATCCTTTTTACGGCCTTGTTTCTTTCCACGACCTTTGACCCCATTAGCTCCCTTGGGTTGACCCTTTTGTATTGCATTAGTGGCCTCTTTGCTGACAAAATCAAGTTGAGAAGGATGAGTTTTGGGTCCACCATATAGCAGTGCATCGTCAAACATCTTAGACCTTACAGTTGGCTCATGATAAATTGCAGACTGTTTCGTACTCCTCACGTCTTCAAAAAGATCTTTGTCATAAGCATTCTTCCTTCCTCTTGATTCTTCTGGGATTGAACCACCTTCATATGTCTTCTCCACCTTAACTAACTTCTGATCTTCCCCTGACAAAACACTCGGAAAAAAACCACTTGATTCATCTACACCTGTTTGAGTCTGCAAAGTCGATTGTCCATCACAAAACACATCACCAAGATTCAAGATACTCACAGGCGAATCCACGAACCCATCCACAACACTACTAGTACCACTCAACGAGCTGAAAGAAGGATAAAACCTAGTCTGTGGATCAAAATTCACAACTGCATTCGATACAACAGAATCACAACTAAGACCATCACCACCCAAAGAGCTTTCCACACCAAAGAAACCAACAAAATCTGTACCAAGATCCTTCCTTTTAAAACCATTAAAAGGATCGGTAGCATTTGTACTATCACAAACTGGCTCTTTCACCATAAGAACGTTATAAAACGATTCTTCTGCAGCTTGAAGAGCTGCAGACTCTTGAAACATACAAGTTTTATCCTCTATATCTTCTTCCATAAGCATTTGGTTTATATACTTAAGAGCTAAATCGCTAAAATCTGAATCCTCGAATACATCTCCTTCGTCTTTCAACCTAGACTGACAGCTATTATAACTACTACAACCTGAATCCGGTAACCTTGTGTGCCGGTTTACGTCTATAAATGAGTCATTAAGATTAATGgaatttaaaaagttctcatCCAACAAAACCGAATCATATTCGTtgcatttcattttatttaagttCAGTAAACCGCAATCCGCCTTCAGTCTCCCATCCATTACCAACTATTTTCCACAAAACAAATAttcatttatcaaaaaaaaaaaattttaaaaaaaaaaaaaaaaaacataaaatcctCAATAACAAATCAATTTAAAAACTTCCAATTTTTGCAGTAAATAAAATGAACAGATAGAGAGTGAATACTATGACTATAAATTTAGCTAgatatatgatttatataatgAGATATATAATAAGAtcaacagatatatatatatatatatatagatacaatggatagatataataatagtaaaaaaaggtaaaaaaaaaaggtggggGATGAAATTGAGAAGAAGAAATACCAGAGACAAAGGTTTTAGAAGGATGCGACCGAGAGAAAGGTAATgaatgaaacaaaaaacaaacaaaggaGAAGGAGATTTTGAGAGTTGACAATTTTTGTGAAAGCAACATCCCAAACTTTGAAAACtcaaaagtgtatatataaaattaatttgagAAACCAACGAACTTATCACATGTTTTGATTGCTTTAGTATTATTTTATAGTAATACTGGCACTAATACTTATTAGCACTAATACTAATAACTAACCGACTAATATGGATTTGTTAAAATGTTATTGTAAAATAACCATTGGGTTAATCAATGTTAAGGAAGACTTTCTACGGGGATTTAAATTTGGAGACTCAGGTTCAAGTTTTATAAGATAAGATTTTACTCTTATATATGTTGTCTTGTCATTGGGTGGAGTATTAAAGGTTTTTCCTCCTATTACGTATTGGGTGGGGGGCCCGGCTAGCATGTACCTGGTTAAAACAATATTGTCTAGACCCTCTGTTGTGATATTCAATCcgtacctttaaaaaaaataagttattattaaataaatattaaagtaattaAATAGAACAATATCTCGACCTTTAaatagaacatatatatatatatgtttcatgaatcttcgtgcatcaatattattattatttaaaagtcGAGAtatctatttgttttactttaatatttatttaacaatatatatatatattgatacacAGTttttttcatgatgcacggtgattatagaaacttattgttttacactaatagttgttttattttaactagATAAAACTTCGTACTAATAAGTAACCAGATTATTAACCGCGTAATACGCAAGTTAAACATGTTAAGCTGTCATTATAAGTTATAATAGTTATAAATTAGAGATATTGGATGATACTAATCTTTTAGAAAATGTTTGGTATCAAAATATCACTaggatatatatgttattatatcTTTTGTGACTATATAAagttaaatgtaaatataacctgttaaaattttatataatagagATTCTTAATGATGTGCTAAATTTTTATACTATCTCAATTTAACAAACATAGATAAAGACATTAAATTTAGTGATCTTGctatttttacaatattttatttttttattattgtagaCAACGTATAAATATCAGTAATATATTTTATCTAAATATCATTAGATACtaataatgtaaaattaaatacatataaccattatttattacgttatataatgaaaatttgatataaactcataatttaataaaatgtacgacataaaacaaaagaaatagaataatataaaaaaaaaattaaaatttttttatctttaaaagtataatataaaatttaggaattattttccataattatatcattaaaatagttactttctataattatatatatatattgtcggtAGAGCAGAGAGAAAATAATATGACGTGGCTTAATCTGAACCGTTGAAATTAATCTAGGATTTAATCTAAACCGTCTAAATTATAGTTGACTTTGACTAATTATTTATAGTAATATTATCTCATTATTAAtgcataattttattttgaaaagagatatttttcatatacaaactatttttttaacttaaagcaaaaaataataattttttaaagttcaaAGAGATCATGATACCAATGTTTTTctaagaatttttttatttatgataaatATTTGTTTCATTTAGGGAGAATAATCATATATTATCgttaatatataaacatcattttGTATAAATAATCATTTAGGGAGAATAATCATATATTATCgttaatatataaacatcattttGTATAAATAATCATTACTTAAGAGGAGATATCGATCGAGATCATTAATCATTCGAGGTAATTATCTAAACATTAATTACTAAAGATGAAAATTCCAtaagaaaaaatgtttatcAATGTAATGAATGAAAGAGtgaaaattgttgaaattgGGCTAATTAGAAAGTTGTTACAGATTGAggtagttaaaaaaaagtgttataGAAAATATGGCTTTCATATACGATAAATCATGCATTGGAGAGTGTAAATAATTGAAACTCAATGATAATCTAAACACTAATGTATTATAAGTATTTGTAAACAATAAGTAAATAAAGCAAAGATCTGGTTTAATCAATTGATTTATTTTGTAACCATATATAATGGAGTAGTAAACttaatattttacatataagtcttttttaca includes the following:
- the LOC122581182 gene encoding scarecrow-like protein 30, with translation MDGRLKADCGLLNLNKMKCNEYDSVLLDENFLNSINLNDSFIDVNRHTRLPDSGCSSYNSCQSRLKDEGDVFEDSDFSDLALKYINQMLMEEDIEDKTCMFQESAALQAAEESFYNVLMVKEPVCDSTNATDPFNGFKRKDLGTDFVGFFGVESSLGGDGLSCDSVVSNAVVNFDPQTRFYPSFSSLSGTSSVVDGFVDSPVSILNLGDVFCDGQSTLQTQTGVDESSGFFPSVLSGEDQKLVKVEKTYEGGSIPEESRGRKNAYDKDLFEDVRSTKQSAIYHEPTVRSKMFDDALLYGGPKTHPSQLDFVSKEATNAIQKGQPKGANGVKGRGKKQGRKKDVVDLRTLLSLCAQSVSANDQRGATDLLKRIREHASPTGDGMQRLAHYFSAGLEARMAGSGTGIYKALLSKPTSAVDVLKAYHLFLSRVPFTKLSHFVSNKTIMHMAHNKKKVHIIDFGILYGFQWPSLIQLLSTRPGGPPELRITGIDFPCPGFRPSQRVEETGSRLANYAETFSVPFKFKAIAQKWETIRMEDLELDYGETLVVNCGYRFRNLLDETVIVDSPRNKVLDLIRKMNPDIFIQGIVNGSYSAPFFVTRFREALFFFSSLFDMLEATVDRDTEERMLVEKTFWGREAMNVIACEGGERIERPETYKQWQVRNQRSGFRPLAFDPEILKMAKDKSRSGYHKDFMIDEDGHWLLQGWKGRIIYAISCWQPAY